In a single window of the Sphingosinicella microcystinivorans genome:
- a CDS encoding glutathione S-transferase family protein, whose product MWRLYQYPLCPFSRKVRLALAEKGVEVELVHELPWMRRDEFVDLNPAGQTPVLIGDRGAALVDSTAICEYFEETIERMPLLGASAADRAEVRRLCAWFDQKFYAEVGHMLLAERMYKRIVQRAAPDGGALRTAGRNLEHHLGYIEYLLDHRRWLSGTTFGLADLAAAAHLSVVDYLSALDWHGHATAKQWYSAIKSRPTFRALLSERMDGLAPPAHYDKLDF is encoded by the coding sequence ATGTGGCGCCTCTACCAATATCCGCTCTGCCCGTTCTCGCGCAAAGTCCGTCTCGCGCTTGCCGAAAAGGGCGTCGAGGTCGAGCTCGTCCACGAACTGCCGTGGATGCGGCGCGATGAATTCGTCGACCTGAACCCCGCCGGGCAGACCCCGGTGCTGATCGGCGACCGCGGCGCCGCGCTCGTCGACAGCACGGCGATCTGCGAATATTTCGAGGAAACCATCGAGCGTATGCCGCTGCTCGGCGCGAGCGCCGCCGACCGCGCCGAGGTGCGCCGCCTGTGCGCGTGGTTCGACCAGAAATTCTACGCGGAAGTGGGCCACATGCTGCTCGCCGAGCGCATGTACAAGCGCATCGTGCAGCGCGCCGCGCCGGACGGCGGCGCGCTCCGCACGGCGGGCCGCAACCTCGAACATCACCTCGGCTACATCGAGTACCTGCTCGATCACCGCCGCTGGCTGTCCGGCACGACGTTCGGCCTCGCCGATCTCGCCGCGGCGGCGCACCTGTCGGTGGTGGACTATCTCTCCGCGCTCGACTGGCACGGCCACGCGACGGCGAAGCAGTGGTATTCCGCGATCAAGTCGCGGCCCACGTTCCGCGCGCTCCTCTCAGAACGCATGGACGGGCTCGCGCCGCCCGCGCACTACGACAAGCTGGATTTCTAA